DNA sequence from the Podospora pseudocomata strain CBS 415.72m chromosome 2 map unlocalized CBS415.72m_2.2, whole genome shotgun sequence genome:
ACTCTACTGCATGTCGACTTGATGTCCTGAACTCTGGCAGTGGTTGAATTAGTAATTTTGGCCCCAGTGTTCTCAGGTAGCAACCCAATTGGAGCCCAAGAACAGCTGTCTTGGTGGCAGCCcagcccaaaccctccacctGGGAAAGTCACTGACACGCTGGATAATCAGCACGGGCCCACGAACCCGGATCGCCCTAGGCTCGAATCAGAAGGGGTCGAAAcctggccaagaagcaaCTTTGCCGTCactgtgctgtgctgcgCTCTGCTCGGAATGTCGTAAGACACCTCATATCTCAAGCTCTAACCAACAGGCCTTCTCATCGCAACAACTCTCCGCCGctctcccatctcttccaccGTCCGCCTTCTCTGGTAGATTCTTCGCGCCCCAATCCTGACGAAAGCCTTGTCGTCGCACGATATCACCACACCGAGCGTCCCCTTTGGTGCACGAACATTGAAAACCCCCCAAATTCGCTGCGCGATTCCGTCACCTCGGCTCCACCAAAACGGTCGCAGCAAACATCCACAAACATCTAAACGTTCTTTTGAGCACGCCCGAGACCTTGCTATACCGTCATCATGTCCGTCGAGATTGAACCCTTTGAGCTCGGCTTCCGCAGTACGTTGTGTCCTCCAGATCGCCAACATCCACAGAGACATTCGAAGGACCATATCTGACCGAGCTAGGGCCATTTACTATCGAGGTCGCGCAGAtcctcaagatcaagaacaCCAACAAAGAGCCAATCGCTTTCAAGGTATATCAAGATGTCTTTCAAGTTGTATCTCACTTTTCAAGTGGCTAACCGGATCCTCCTGTTTGTAGGTTAAAACGACAGCCCCTAAGCAGTACGTCTCGAGACTTCGCGATTCTCCACAATAATTACATTGGCCTGCGAGAGTGGTGTTGCTAACTGCCACAGGTACTGTGTTCGACCAAACTCTGGTCGTGTTGAGCCCGGCCATGAAGTCGAAGTTTCAGGTAGACACATCGTGGACATGTTTGGAAAGTTGGGGCGGGTGGCTGACATACACGTAGTCCTCCTGCAGGCCATGAAGCAGGAGCCTCCTGCCGACGCCAAGTGCCGTGACAAGTTCCTCGTCCAGTCCGTTACCATCACCGGCGACAAGGACTTCACCAACGTTCAGCAGATTGTGGGTCACTCTTCACAGCCGGCGGTGAAAAAATCAATACCATACTGACCAGTTATTCTTGTAGTGGGACGGTGTGCCAAAGTCGGCAATCCAAGAGAGAAAGATCCGAGTCTCTTGGCTCGCCGCCAACGACGACGGAAACGCGGAACCTGCGGTGTCGACTCCTCCCCGTCGTTCACTTGCTAATGTATGTTATCCCACTTGGTTTCTCcgtggcgggggagggggtgaatggGTGCAAAAATTCGCATCCCATCCCCGCGATCCCCTCGTCACATGGGCGACTAGCGCTAACCACAACTGTATAGGGCCATGAGGATACCCCCAATGCCGCCCCTCCAGCCTACTCTTCCCCGCACGATGAATCCACCATTCTCGATAACACCTCTCCAGGCCAACCCGAGCAGGAGTCCAGGGAGGAGACTGGGTCAACTGTCGCCGAATCTGCCGTGGccgccgccaagaccacagCCGTCGAGACCTACGAAGAGATCAAGGCGAAGCTCGCTCAGGCGGAGGCTACGATTGCCCAGCTAAAGAACGACGCAGCAAGTGGACTCAGACAAAGGAAGGCAGCTATAACCTCCGAGGCAGACAACAGCAAGCCTTCCCAGCCCGAGCTCGCCCAGGCGACGAGACAAGGTACCGAGGGTGTGTCCGTTAAGGTCGTGGCCATCCTGTGCTTTGTTAGTTTCATGTTGGCGTACTTCTTCTTTTAGAGAGTATACAGCCGGTCTGGAAAGCGTGGGCCAAAAggtgacggtgttgttggttttctTGCTACATTGAGGCGCGGCGTCGGATCACAAATAATCACCACCTATCTTtacaacaccccccccccataCCCATCATTAGTTCCCCCATACCCCATACCCTCATACCCCCACACGGAGCtctcttttgttgttttACTGTTTTGTTATTTATGGGTAGACGTATGGTATACGTTGTTATGTCTATGTCTCTCGgtgcctctctctctctctctctctctttccctccctctctctctttctctctgtgtgtgtgtgtgtccaGTGTCGTTTGTTTGTCTCTGACTGGACGACAAGTTCATGGCAAAATACCACTGACTTTCTGATGGTTGTTTTTTCTCGTAGCGGCATGATGAGAGCGAGGATAGTATTATTGCAATTAGCTAGCAAGGATGTGGTTGCCTGTGAATATGAAATTAATTGGTTACACCTGTTTGCTTTGATATTGGTGTGTGTATCATAACGTGTTCGGGAATTTACATTCAGGGGCTGGAAAGGGCTTTGTGCGCAGATTGACAGCTATTCTTATTATTACCTTTGCTACGCTAGCAGTACGCCAACATGTGTATCGATAGAGGAGTGAATGCAAACGGCTAAGCGTAGGCTTTATACTGTATTTTCTTTTCCTAGCCATAGAGCTTGTGCCACAATTACAGAATTGTTAAGGGAGATCAGGATACGTCTCCCGGAAGCCATCATGCCCACCTGTTACCCTagaacctcatcaccaccgctggCGGCTTGTTCCCCAAAATCTCATCAatctcccccatcacctcctccgtcaGCAACTTGTAcaccctcaacgcctccacaTTCTCATACACCTGTTCCGGCGAGCTCGCTCCTGTTATGGCGCTACTAACATGCTTGTTAGCCAGCACCCACGCCAACGCCAGCACGCTCTGCTTCACGCCCAACCGCTCGGCGATTGGTTCGAGCTTGGAGACCGTGTCAACCATTTCCTGAAACTCTTCCTTGCCCGTGCGCTTCCAGAAGCCGGAGATGAACTCGAGCTGGGTTTGGGCGAAGCGGGAGTCGGGCGGGATGCCGGATTTGTATTTTCCTGAGAGGATCCCCTGCCGCAAAGGGGAGAAGACGGTCAGGCCTAGGGATTGGGGagtgcggaggaggtgggcgagggtggaTTCGACGCGGAGGCGCTCGAGCATGTTGTACCGGGGCTGTTCTGTTACCTTGTTAGTGAGAGGAGACATAGGGgtagggaaaaaaaaagggggaggggggtacCCATTAAAGGACCGATGAGGTTGAGTTTATCTGCGTAGTGGCGTGCTTCGGCTATTTCGTCTGCGTCCCACTCGCTGGTGCCCCAGTAGAGGGCCTTGCCTATGTCGATTAGGTGGTTGAAGGCTCGGACTGTTTCTTCCATGGGTGTGTTTCTGTCTGGTCTGTGGGCGTAGATCAAGTCGACGTAGTCGAGTTGGAGGCGTTCGAGGGATTGGTTCATGCCTTCGATGATGTGCTTTCGGGAGAGCCCAATGTTGTTTACTGGTCTGGTGCTGAAGGCTGAGCCCCAATAGATCTTTCTCTCCGTTAGTAGGGTTCAGGCATGAGGGTTGGTGTAAAAGGAGTGTACCTTGGTAGAGATGACGAGATCGTTTCTTTGCCAGCCAaacttcttgatggcctcgCCCATGACCTTTTCGGACTCACCCTTCGCGTACACCTCGGCACAGTCAAAGAAGTTGACACCGACGTCGTAGGCGGCTTTCATGCAGGCGAAGGTGCCTTCTCTGTCGACATGACCGCCGTATGTCAGCCAGCcgccgagggagatggcAGAAACTTGGAGACCGGAGCGGCCCAAGAAGCGGTATTCCATCTCGGGGAGATCAGTAGGCGGTGACATATTAAAAAGGCGATCGGAGAAACTAATGGGTAGAATTGGGTCTGGCTGtagaagagagggaagagagatGGCCGAGAGACACTGCCCTTAAATAGTTCACCACTTGCTGAACCCGGAGCACGGCATAACATAGTGTACGAAATAGCAGGCCGCCGTCTGAGCAAACGGTACGGCAAGCTCCCGTGATGCAGATCCGGTATGAGAAGGTCGTGGTAGGTAACAGACAGGGGTTTGTATCAACCCCCACTGTTACCCCTCTTCTATGGTGTTTCCTGGTTCGTGAAAGATAGGACGAGGCTCGAGACCGTACCACAGGAAGGATATTGTGGTGTCTTGTTTGGTTGGCCATAGCTCCAGCACCATGATGATATGTGCAACCAAGACACAAGACGCCTTCCACTTGGAAGGCTGAAGGCAGGATATGAGTCCGCGGCCAATTCAACCCTTGAAGTTGTCACTTCGTAATCAGCTCCTAACCTGCGATGACAGGACTTCCAACCGAATGGGCTTTGCTGATGGCGTCATTGCAACTAAGGTGTTGTAAGAGATTTCTAGGTCATGCGTTCAAGTCTATTGCTGAATATCTACACTGGGTGGTTAGAAATGGGTACACCAACCAATTGGGCAATATCACTTACACCCATCGGTCTTCATTGTTGACACTGCCCCTTGGGCTTGCCAACTGCCTATCCCAATGATTGTTGGTTCTCTAGTTGGCTGCCCGTGTTGGTCAAGGAAGAAATGTCgaaaaggacaagaagtTCTGGTTAACATCTCATAAAccctcaaaaacaaaaacaatcCTGTCCAACACACCACTTTTCAACGCCCAGTTCGGATGGACAGCCCACTTTCACAGGCACAGGCGAGCTTCTGGAACGATAACCCCTTTTTCGATCTTGGAGATCTTTGAAGCATGGGCCACTGGCCCCTCCTGGTTGGCTCCAGCAGATCAGATACCCCACAATTGAGGGACCTGAGCCCCTgtccgccaccgccaactgTTGAAATTGGACGGAGGAACCCAAGCGAGCAACCTCAAGGGTTCACAACTACCGACCCTGCGCCAacctttttttgttgattgTCTTTTCCGTCAAGCTGGTCTTGCGGCTTCACTCGTTTCTTCTCGACGTTGACAGTACGCATTCGGATTTCCCATCATGGCTTCCACAACGATTACGAGCAACGGCACGACCAAGAGAAAGGCTGCCAATGGCATCAGCAACGGCCACGCCAACGGCGCGACGGCGCCCACCAAGAACGCGGACGACCAGAAGGAACATGACTTTTTCTGGACTTATACTGAAGAGCCACACCGGACGCGGAGgttggccatcatcaaggcgCACCCTGAGGTATGTTTGAGCACAGTGTCTGCGTTAAGAAAGCATCAATCGCTAATCATTGTCCTGTTAGGTCTTGAAACTATGTGGTGCCGAACCATTAACGAAATATGTCGTCGCCGGCGTCGTTGCCCTCCAGATCCTTTGcgcccacctcctccgaGACACGCCCTTCTGGTCCCTGAAGTTCTGGGCGGTCGCCTACATCATTGGCGCTACCTCGAACCAGAATCTCTTCCTGGCCATCCATGAGATCTCCCACAACCTCGCTTTCAGGTCGCCCCTGGCCAACCGCCTCTTTGCCATCTTCGCCAACCTTCCTATAGGGTTGCCCTACAGTGCTTCGTTCAGGCCTTACCACCTGACACATCACAAGTCCCTCGGAGTTGATGGCCTCGATACCGATCTGCCTACCGCTCTTGAAGCCGTCTTCCTCGACTCGATCCTCGGcaaggccttcttctgcaccTTCCAGATCCTATTCTACGCCCTCCGCCCGATGGCCGTTTACCGTGTCCCCTTCACCTGGGTCCACTGGCTCAACGTTGCCGTTCAGCTGTCCTTCGATTACGCCCTCATTGCCTTGCTCCCGAACTACTTCTCGGTCAACTCGGTCCTGTATCTGATCCTGTCTTCCTTCCTGGCTGGCAGTCTCCACCCAACAGCAGGGCACTTCATCGCCGAACACTATGTGTATGAGCACATTTCGGACGAAGCCAGAGACCCCGAGAACAAGATCCCTCTTCCTGAGACCTACAGCTACTACGGCATCTTGAACTTTTTCACTTACAATGTCGGTCTGCACAATGAGCACCACGACTTCCCTGCGATCCCCTGGACTAGACTGCCCAAGTTGAACAAGATTGCCAAGGAGTTTTATGATCCCCTGCCTACACACGAGAGCTGGGTGTATGTGCTTTGGCAGTTCATCTTTGATGACAAGATTGGCATGACGAGCCGTGTCAAGAGAAAGCAGGGAGGGAGagttgtgggtggtggaaatgTTGCTGCAAAGGCCAAGGTGGCGGATTGGACAGctgaggagattgaggcttgattttgtttttgaaGGGTTAATGATGTGTTTCGGGAGACATCTGTTTGCTCACTGTGGGTTATGAGTAAGTCTGGAGTTGAAACGAGACCAAAAAAGGGGTTTGATACGAACGAACCTAGACTAGACGGACGGGGCAAGAGCATTGGTGTATTGTACAATGGCATTGCTTATGAGGTGCGTTTAATTTTTGGGCTGATAGGTTATTGTAATGGGTGAGTAAGTATACATTTGAGAATTTATGAGCATTATTTTATCTAGGTGGTCTAATATTTGAAAACAGCAAACTGGAAACAAAAGCAATAAACGTCTTTATTCACCCTTCAACTCCGACGCCCACCCCCGTATCGCCcctttttcctcctctgtcaAGTTTATCCCAAACACCTCTTTCAACACCTCagtcctctcctcctcggtcctACAAACCTTGACCAACTCtgtcctccctcccaaattctgcttcacctccccctgaaccatcatcaccttccccTTTATCTTCtgttctccctcctcccctcctctcagAAACCGAATCACCAGCACCGTGTACGTCTGATGATTCCTCTCGCACTCGCTCAAAAAAACATTCAGGTTCTCAAAATCCAACTCGGTAAACTCGTGCTCCGGCACAAAGGCGTAGTAGCTGTTCCAGGGCTTTTCAGGCGAGTTTCGGTACTCGTAGATCCAGTGCTTGAGCGCGCCCTTGGACTCGTCACGGAAGCGCTGGTCGGGGAGCCAGTCGCGGGTGTAGCGGATTTGCTGGGTGccgatggtgttgtggtggatgaggtgtTCGGTTAGGGGCAGGGGGAAGGTTGGGCCGTCGCCGCCGAAGCCAGCGTCTAGGACGTATTGttgggctgggttggtgttggggagggtgaggatgttgaCTAGGTGGACGTAGCCGTTGTAGGGGCCTTGGGGGGTGCCGTTTGTGCGGTTGCGGTTGCGGACGCCCGAGTAGTGAATCGAGGAGAAGCCGAGGGCGCGGAGGATgtgagagaagaagatggagagttCCATGCAGTAGCCTCCTCTGCCGCGCCTTGGGGAGGTGACAAGTTTGGTGaagaggtgttgggggtcgaggaggatgcggtggaaggggttgtaGTGGATGGAGAGGTTCTCGTaagggaaggaggtgatttgggcttggaagatggtggtgaggtagtCTAGGTCGAggacggggtgggaggaagggtggTATGACTTATCGAGACCGACGTAGGAGAGATACTGAGAGACCTGGGAGAGGGTGTAGGCTGAGCCGTTGGGTTTGAAGTTGTCTTGGTCGGCCATGGTGAGCGTTGGATCAATGAACCTCGATTTTTGCTACCGTCAAACACTCTCTTGATCCATCAATCTTGGTGTTTTGACCACTGATTAAGATTTTAGTTTCAGTCATATTAGCAAATACTACTCCTTGTGACTCACCATCATAGGGTATCTCCAACGTAAACCCGACAAGCCGGTCGTCGGCAGGGCGTGAAGGCGTCATCGCAACTAACACCGTTCTAGAAATGATTCCGCCCAACAATCATACAAGAGACGTTATAAGTATGTTTATTGATCTGATAATGCCAGAGCATACACTTGGATTTACTATACAGACCCTAACCCTGCTGCAAACAGTGATTAAATCTTCCAATCACACGACACATCTCTCAGCCATTTTCTTACCGTATATGCTAGTTATGAGAGGGTTAAACAACACTTGATGAATCATTGGGCTGTAAGTGATACTTTGTTTGCTGCTCGGCCCATATTTTCCAGCAGAAAGATGCTGCGTCTCGGCCAAAAAGACAATCTAGTAACCATGGTTTTGAGCATTTAGATGCTCGCCTTGAGATGTCCCTTGGTGTCTCAAGGGTGCCTCATACAACACAGTTCACGAGGTTATGTCAGCAGTCACCTCATCACTACAGGACTGACTTCTGCCTTGGAGCACACGTATCAATACTGAAACCCAAAGAGCAGCCAAGATTGATAAAAACCTCGCTCGAGGTTCATCCTGCCACCATCTACTCAGACTGCCACCCCACGCGTGTGGCTGCTCAGACTCGTGGGCGACCGTGATGGGCCAGCCAAACTCCGAGAGGCGCAATGCCCAGCCAGTGACAGCATCGGGTTCCTGCGCAGATGACCGAAAGGTAATGTGAGCAGGATAACTCCGATGTTATGTCTGTGGCATGCAGTCTCTACAATCACAATAtcttccatctccccctttcgATAATGGGTGACGCGGCAGCAAGTGTGAGAGTTTTTGGTACTGCAGCGATGCATAGTAAGCCATACAGAAAAACTCATTCGCTGGCTGCAACCCATCACGCGGTTTTCCTCACAAGGGGAAGATGGGTTAAGTTCGGGACGAGAGGACCCCTACCCAACCCACACGTCACCACGTGTCATGCAGCCGTTGGTATAAGGACAAGACACTCAGGCCTCAAGACTACTGCGTATATGCTGGGTAGCGAAGCGATATTTTTTCTTCATCTGTTCGTCGCATTGTCTTGCGCCGTTTTTTTGCTGATTTCTCAACCAGTCTCAGACAACCCGGGCCCTGGTATCGCATGATGAAGGAGTTCCGTCAGAGCGCCAGAAGGAAAAGTTTTCGTGATCACAGCCCACGCcgcacactcacacacacctGCCCCTGAGTTTGCTGACAGGGCTGGGTAGCTGGGTTCTCGGCAAACGGCTGTCCCTGGTGAGGCTAGCATTCGGCCCAAGCCGGTGCGGTATATTCTCATACTTTGTCCCGATGCATCCGAGAAGATATTGTGAGAGCACGCGGCAAGACGGAGGCAAAGACATGCCTGGTATAACTTCCCAGCTGCCTGTTTTCGTGGCACTCGAGGTATCCGAGTGCCTGTCGTGCTCTCCTTGATCCAGCGGCGCGGCGTGATGGTTCGACAGACCAGGGCTAAGGGCTGCTTATCGTGGGTTTCACTGAACTGGCGAGAATTTGTAAAAGGACACCCACCCGGCTGAAAGGGCTATGGCGTGTTACCAAAATGGACCAGAATGGCACCCGTCCACTTGGCCGTTTGTGAGAGGCTGAGCCGTTGCCCACCACTTCAATGCGGGGTTGATAAAGGAGTACCTGGCCCCATATAGGGCATGACGTCGTCGCCGACACCAGCCCTAGCAGCAGAGCAGGTCTTGTACATGATCTCGATCTGCGTAGAAACTTTTATCATTGTGAACTGCCATAGCCTGAGACCACGAGCTGAGCAGCAATAGAGCCATACGATCACCAGGTCTACCTGCGCGTGCCTCGAATGTTAGCGTTGCGCGACGGCTTTAAGGTTGCGGTCGATCGACGTCGCCAACAGCTTGTTCCTAGACTCGGCATCGGTTTTTGTCCATGATTTTCGGACCAGGGCCTTCGGATCGGATCGCTGGATTCAATCCTCCAGAGAGGCAGTTGATATATGTCTCGCGCTCTCACGAACGCTAATTGTTGATATCTTTGAGCTGAGAGTCATTGGGGAAAGTTGACAAAAAGTTACGGATACTGCCGCATCTTCCGGCCATCAATCAATGACAATGACAGATGCATGCAGATATCAAAAGCTGGCTCGGCAAATAAACAACAGACGAAAGTGACAATGTTTTCGTCGAATTATGTCGTCACTAAGcaggccttcttcttccgaTGGGaaacaggaggaggagccttCAAGTACCGTCTTAACAGCACCTGCCTCCGAGGCTGGCACAAACTTTTTGGGGCGCGCCGCGCAGCCGGATTTGGTGGGGAAAAGAAATTCTGGAATCGGGAAAAGAGCGGGCCAAGATTTACCGAGAGACTTGCGATCTGACAGAGCTACAAGTGGAGACTTGACACGCCGCCTCTGTCCGTTGACCGTCAAAGGGATATCATCGTCTCATGATGTACCAGACCGCCCGGCCAGGTACCGTGACATCTCTCAGGGGTGAGCGGCATCGTGTGGTGGAAGGGAAACCGGGGCGTTTTCTCCCGCTGGGTTTTCAGAGTTGTTGGGTTGTGCTCGCTCCCACACTGCTGTGTTGTCGTGAATTGATATGGAGTACTTTTACTTTGGATAGGTAGGTCGCTTGTGTAATGTGCCGGACCAAGTCTCCGCCCCAACCTTCTGGTCGATTCTATGGTAAGAGTTTGATGACTAGactgacgacgacgacaagagGGAGGGACGATTGGTATTGACGGCGGTGAGGTCGAAGCGGCGATATCAGTAGAGATTCGTAATCCTCGAATACTTGTCGAATGGAGGCCATTATGCGCTGCCCTGTAAATATCAAAGAAGTCCCTTTTGGGTTGATGTGACGGCAATTTAGTGGCCTGGAAGCGAGAGTCGAGCCCCAAAACGGCCAAGTGGAGGGGTGGACGCCAGCGCACACTGCTCGCACGCTACCCACTGCCCATTTGTGCCTGCAACCTGCAACACATTGCACAGGCAGGGAAGCTTGGATGCGCTGCGTACCTACCTGAccaacgacatcatcctccatctcccacatCTTCCAATCACTCGCTGCCTCTCCCACCACGCATTCAACACCGCCCGCGTGGaccaaaccccaaaccccaaatcccaaaccCACTCCCCATAGTGTTCGCTCGTC
Encoded proteins:
- the SCS2 gene encoding phosphatidylinositol-binding protein scs2 (COG:U; EggNog:ENOG503P02E) encodes the protein MSVEIEPFELGFRRPFTIEVAQILKIKNTNKEPIAFKVKTTAPKQYCVRPNSGRVEPGHEVEVSVLLQAMKQEPPADAKCRDKFLVQSVTITGDKDFTNVQQIWDGVPKSAIQERKIRVSWLAANDDGNAEPAVSTPPRRSLANGHEDTPNAAPPAYSSPHDESTILDNTSPGQPEQESREETGSTVAESAVAAAKTTAVETYEEIKAKLAQAEATIAQLKNDAASGLRQRKAAITSEADNSKPSQPELAQATRQGTEGVSVKVVAILCFVSFMLAYFFF
- a CDS encoding uncharacterized protein (EggNog:ENOG503NW10; COG:C) — translated: MSPPTDLPEMEYRFLGRSGLQVSAISLGGWLTYGGHVDREGTFACMKAAYDVGVNFFDCAEVYAKGESEKVMGEAIKKFGWQRNDLVISTKIYWGSAFSTRPVNNIGLSRKHIIEGMNQSLERLQLDYVDLIYAHRPDRNTPMEETVRAFNHLIDIGKALYWGTSEWDADEIAEARHYADKLNLIGPLMEQPRYNMLERLRVESTLAHLLRTPQSLGLTVFSPLRQGILSGKYKSGIPPDSRFAQTQLEFISGFWKRTGKEEFQEMVDTVSKLEPIAERLGVKQSVLALAWVLANKHVSSAITGASSPEQVYENVEALRVYKLLTEEVMGEIDEILGNKPPAVVMRF
- the DES1 gene encoding sphingolipid delta-4 desaturase (EggNog:ENOG503NV6N; COG:I), with the translated sequence MASTTITSNGTTKRKAANGISNGHANGATAPTKNADDQKEHDFFWTYTEEPHRTRRLAIIKAHPEVLKLCGAEPLTKYVVAGVVALQILCAHLLRDTPFWSLKFWAVAYIIGATSNQNLFLAIHEISHNLAFRSPLANRLFAIFANLPIGLPYSASFRPYHLTHHKSLGVDGLDTDLPTALEAVFLDSILGKAFFCTFQILFYALRPMAVYRVPFTWVHWLNVAVQLSFDYALIALLPNYFSVNSVLYLILSSFLAGSLHPTAGHFIAEHYVYEHISDEARDPENKIPLPETYSYYGILNFFTYNVGLHNEHHDFPAIPWTRLPKLNKIAKEFYDPLPTHESWVYVLWQFIFDDKIGMTSRVKRKQGGRVVGGGNVAAKAKVADWTAEEIEA
- a CDS encoding uncharacterized protein (EggNog:ENOG503P0YG; COG:Q), which produces MTPSRPADDRLVGFTLEIPYDVVKTPRLMDQESVSQYLSYVGLDKSYHPSSHPVLDLDYLTTIFQAQITSFPYENLSIHYNPFHRILLDPQHLFTKLVTSPRRGRGGYCMELSIFFSHILRALGFSSIHYSGVRNRNRTNGTPQGPYNGYVHLVNILTLPNTNPAQQYVLDAGFGGDGPTFPLPLTEHLIHHNTIGTQQIRYTRDWLPDQRFRDESKGALKHWIYEYRNSPEKPWNSYYAFVPEHEFTELDFENLNVFLSECERNHQTYTVLVIRFLRGGEEGEQKIKGKVMMVQGEVKQNLGGRTELVKVCRTEEERTEVLKEVFGINLTEEEKGAIRGWASELKGE